From the genome of Cognaticolwellia beringensis, one region includes:
- a CDS encoding RnfH family protein — MSEQVMSEESSVQEQFSIEVVYGTPTRQEIISCTVEPNTTIEQAILASGIIDEFPEIDLTVNNVGIWNRVAKLTDLIKDLDRIEVYRPLLADPKEVRKRRAEKAKEEGRADKVTGGRVDPRRSKANEA; from the coding sequence ATGAGCGAACAGGTTATGAGTGAAGAGAGTAGTGTGCAAGAGCAATTTTCCATTGAGGTGGTTTATGGCACACCCACGCGACAGGAAATTATTAGCTGTACTGTTGAGCCAAATACTACAATAGAGCAAGCTATTTTAGCTTCGGGCATCATTGATGAGTTTCCTGAAATAGATTTAACGGTTAATAATGTTGGTATATGGAATCGCGTGGCTAAATTGACCGATTTAATAAAAGACTTAGATCGTATCGAAGTTTACCGTCCGTTGCTTGCCGACCCGAAAGAAGTGCGTAAACGCCGAGCAGAAAAAGCAAAAGAAGAAGGCCGTGCTGATAAAGTTACCGGTGGTCGGGTTGACCCACGTCGAAGTAAGGCTAATGAAGCTTGA
- a CDS encoding outer membrane protein assembly factor BamE gives MLFRVLAIVIALSVSACSSWVYRIDIPQGNYLEQKDIDKLQIGMTKEQVKFVLGSPVVEDAFNEDIWHYVYRFKSGKSTDFDAKKQFTITFNDNKVVDAKGDFELPESYHVPMVN, from the coding sequence ATGTTGTTTCGAGTATTAGCTATTGTAATCGCCTTGTCTGTTTCTGCCTGTTCTAGTTGGGTTTATCGTATAGATATTCCACAAGGAAACTATTTAGAGCAAAAAGATATCGACAAACTTCAAATTGGTATGACAAAAGAACAAGTTAAGTTTGTATTAGGTAGCCCTGTTGTTGAAGATGCGTTTAATGAAGATATTTGGCATTATGTTTATCGTTTCAAATCAGGTAAAAGCACAGACTTTGACGCAAAAAAACAATTTACCATCACGTTTAATGACAACAAAGTTGTTGATGCCAAAGGTGATTTTGAATTACCAGAAAGCTATCACGTGCCAATGGTTAACTAA
- the dnaJ gene encoding molecular chaperone DnaJ, translated as MSKRDYYEVLGVSKDAAERDIKKAYKRLAMKYHPDRTQGDKSKEEQFKEVKEAYEILNDDQKRAAYDQYGHAAFEQGGHGGGGGFGGGQDFGDAFGDIFGDIFGGGGRGRGGQSRQRRGSDLRYNLDLSLEEAVKGKTLEIKVPTFVSCDPCDGSGAKKGTSAKTCSTCHGHGQVQMRQGLFAVQQTCPTCSGQGKVISDPCTSCRGKGRVEKNKTLSVKIPPGVDTGDRIRLSGEGEAGEHGAPAGDLYVQANVRDHKIFVRDENHLYCEVPISFTTAALGGDIEVPTLEGKVKLKIPKETQTGKMFRLRGKGVKSVRSHSVGDLMCKVVIETPVSLSGDQADLLRQLEEKMGKSTSKHSPKETGFFDGVKKFFDDLKS; from the coding sequence ATGTCAAAACGCGATTATTATGAAGTGCTAGGTGTATCAAAAGATGCAGCTGAGCGCGATATCAAAAAAGCTTACAAACGTTTAGCAATGAAGTATCACCCGGATAGAACACAAGGTGATAAATCTAAAGAAGAACAGTTTAAAGAAGTTAAAGAAGCTTATGAAATATTAAACGATGATCAAAAGCGCGCGGCGTATGATCAATATGGCCATGCGGCGTTTGAGCAAGGCGGTCATGGTGGCGGCGGCGGCTTTGGCGGCGGACAAGACTTTGGCGATGCCTTCGGTGATATTTTTGGAGATATTTTCGGTGGCGGTGGTCGCGGACGTGGTGGTCAATCGCGCCAACGTCGTGGTTCAGATTTACGCTATAACCTTGACCTGAGTCTTGAAGAAGCGGTTAAAGGTAAAACCTTAGAAATTAAAGTACCAACTTTTGTTAGTTGTGATCCTTGTGATGGCAGTGGCGCTAAAAAAGGCACCAGTGCTAAAACGTGTTCAACGTGTCACGGTCATGGCCAAGTACAAATGCGTCAAGGCTTGTTTGCTGTTCAGCAAACGTGTCCAACGTGTTCTGGTCAAGGTAAGGTTATTTCAGACCCTTGTACTTCATGTCGCGGTAAAGGGCGTGTAGAGAAGAATAAAACCCTATCAGTTAAAATTCCACCGGGTGTTGATACGGGCGATAGAATTCGTTTATCTGGTGAAGGTGAAGCAGGTGAACATGGCGCGCCAGCGGGTGACTTATATGTGCAAGCGAATGTTCGCGACCATAAAATATTTGTTCGCGATGAAAACCACTTATATTGTGAAGTGCCTATCAGCTTCACAACTGCGGCTTTAGGTGGCGACATTGAAGTGCCAACACTTGAAGGCAAAGTTAAGCTGAAAATACCGAAAGAAACTCAAACAGGCAAAATGTTCCGTTTGCGTGGCAAAGGGGTGAAATCAGTTCGCAGCCATTCAGTAGGCGACTTAATGTGTAAAGTTGTGATTGAAACACCGGTAAGTTTATCGGGTGATCAAGCGGACTTATTACGCCAGTTAGAAGAAAAGATGGGTAAAAGCACCAGTAAGCATAGCCCGAAAGAAACCGGTTTCTTTGACGGTGTGAAAAAATTCTTCGATGATCTTAAAAGCTAA
- the grpE gene encoding nucleotide exchange factor GrpE, producing MANESTENKSAEEIAADALAAEIIEHAEEQVEVQLDAAAENISAEQEKINALELALATAKATVADQKDSVIRAKAEVDNVRRRAAQDVEKARKFALEKFAAEMLTTVDNLERALQSIDKDDERNTAIIEGIELTHQGLLTSLEKFSIKSIDPQDQPFNPELHQAMSMQEVEGVAPNTVIAVMQKGYELNGRLIRPAMVMVSKAKPSVDTTA from the coding sequence ATGGCCAACGAGTCAACAGAGAATAAAAGTGCTGAAGAAATTGCAGCAGACGCATTAGCCGCTGAAATTATTGAGCATGCAGAAGAGCAAGTTGAAGTACAACTTGACGCTGCAGCAGAAAATATCAGTGCTGAACAAGAAAAAATAAACGCGCTTGAATTAGCCTTAGCTACTGCTAAAGCTACGGTTGCTGACCAAAAAGATTCGGTAATTCGTGCAAAAGCAGAAGTCGACAATGTTCGTCGACGTGCCGCACAAGACGTTGAAAAAGCACGTAAGTTTGCTTTAGAAAAGTTTGCTGCTGAAATGTTAACTACGGTTGATAATTTAGAGCGCGCGTTGCAAAGCATCGATAAAGATGACGAGCGTAATACTGCGATCATTGAAGGTATTGAGTTAACGCATCAAGGTTTACTGACCTCGTTAGAGAAGTTTTCGATTAAATCGATTGATCCTCAAGATCAACCATTTAATCCTGAATTGCATCAAGCGATGTCAATGCAAGAAGTTGAAGGTGTCGCGCCTAATACCGTTATTGCGGTGATGCAGAAAGGTTATGAGTTAAACGGTCGTTTAATTCGCCCTGCAATGGTAATGGTGTCAAAAGCCAAGCCTAGTGTTGATACCACCGCATAA
- the nadK gene encoding NAD(+) kinase: MSNLYNTIGLIGKPHHEGASSTIETLHQYLSQQGYKVLVENSVAQTVNIDNVNMASLTNIGDQADLAIVIGGDGYMLGAARVLACYNIGVIGVNRGNLGFLTDLSPDDLITPLEAILKGESRAEQRFIIEAEVYRHGKLKSSNSAVNEAVLHAGKVANMIEFEVYIDGSFMFSQRSDGLIVSTPTGSTAYSMSAGGPILTPNLNALSLVPMFPHTLSSRPIVVDGNSEIKLKLANENYENLQVSCDGHVILAVMPGDEVIIKKSEFTLRLIHPLDHNYFNVLRNKLSWGNKLY, translated from the coding sequence ATGAGTAATTTATACAACACCATTGGCTTAATTGGCAAACCTCATCATGAAGGTGCCAGTTCCACTATAGAAACATTACATCAATATTTGTCTCAGCAAGGTTATAAAGTGCTGGTAGAAAATTCAGTGGCACAAACCGTTAATATTGACAATGTAAACATGGCCTCACTGACCAATATTGGCGATCAAGCCGATCTAGCTATAGTTATTGGTGGTGACGGTTATATGCTTGGTGCCGCAAGAGTTTTAGCTTGTTATAACATTGGCGTAATCGGTGTTAACCGCGGTAATTTAGGCTTTCTAACTGACTTATCTCCTGACGATTTAATTACCCCACTTGAAGCTATTTTAAAAGGCGAGTCACGTGCTGAGCAACGCTTTATTATTGAAGCCGAAGTTTATCGCCACGGTAAACTTAAAAGCTCTAATAGTGCAGTAAACGAAGCTGTATTGCATGCGGGGAAAGTCGCCAACATGATCGAATTTGAAGTTTATATCGATGGCAGCTTTATGTTTAGCCAGCGTTCTGACGGGCTAATAGTGTCAACCCCTACGGGTTCAACGGCTTACTCAATGTCAGCGGGCGGCCCAATATTAACACCTAATTTAAACGCGCTTTCGCTAGTGCCCATGTTTCCTCATACCCTATCTAGTCGGCCAATTGTGGTTGACGGCAATAGTGAAATTAAACTGAAATTAGCGAATGAAAACTATGAGAACTTGCAGGTTAGCTGCGACGGCCATGTTATTTTAGCTGTTATGCCCGGTGATGAAGTTATCATCAAAAAAAGTGAATTTACCCTACGCTTAATACACCCACTTGATCATAACTACTTTAATGTCCTAAGAAATAAACTAAGTTGGGGTAATAAACTCTACTAA
- the recN gene encoding DNA repair protein RecN, producing MLLHLNIQNFAIVRSLDIDWQQGMTTITGETGAGKSIAIDALGLCLGDRAVTNVVRPNCAKAELAATFDTTKNKHAKNWLKKNDMLLDNECILRRVISAEGRSKAYINGSQVPLAQLKEIGQLLINIHGQHDHQLIVKATEQRNILDAYASHQHLLDEVKYYYHQWRELTQEAKILQESKLQREAKQQLLQYQVNELDEFSLQIDEFETLETDYKRQSNGQHILSETLVAVQLLSENEQFNVVDSLQHSAEQIAALGNYDPALKAIAEQLNEALIQVEDASQELKHYYESLELDPQAYTLIEERYSTAVLLAKKHQISPDALASFHQQLLQELQLFSSDETRLTQINDDIETAKQKYQHAALTLSDSRKKAATKLSKMITKSMGELNMQHGKFFIDICQDKNEHLSVNGSDTVSYLASLNPGQALEAMNKVASGGELSRISLAMQVILADKIVTPTLIFDEVDVGISGPTAAMVGTKLKQLAKNTQVICVTHLPQVASKGHQQLFVAKLTDGEHTETTVTELSSNGRVQEIARLLAGDKITENSLANAQELLAG from the coding sequence ATGTTATTACATCTCAACATTCAAAATTTTGCCATCGTGCGTTCACTCGATATTGATTGGCAGCAAGGCATGACCACCATTACCGGCGAAACCGGTGCAGGTAAATCTATTGCTATCGACGCCCTAGGACTTTGCCTAGGCGACAGAGCCGTAACTAATGTTGTTCGACCTAATTGCGCTAAAGCTGAATTAGCGGCTACCTTTGATACAACTAAGAACAAACACGCCAAAAACTGGCTAAAAAAGAATGACATGTTGCTCGATAACGAATGTATTCTTCGCCGGGTAATTTCTGCTGAAGGTCGATCAAAAGCTTATATAAATGGTAGCCAAGTTCCTTTAGCACAACTAAAAGAAATAGGCCAATTACTGATCAACATTCATGGTCAACACGACCATCAGCTGATTGTTAAAGCCACCGAACAACGTAATATTCTTGACGCTTATGCCAGTCACCAACACCTATTAGATGAAGTAAAATATTATTATCATCAATGGCGGGAACTAACCCAAGAAGCAAAGATATTACAAGAAAGCAAACTTCAACGTGAAGCTAAACAGCAGTTATTACAGTATCAAGTTAATGAATTAGACGAGTTTTCATTACAAATTGACGAATTTGAAACCTTAGAAACGGACTATAAACGCCAAAGTAATGGTCAACACATTTTAAGTGAAACTTTAGTCGCTGTGCAGCTGTTATCTGAAAATGAACAATTTAATGTCGTCGACAGTTTACAACACAGTGCTGAGCAAATTGCCGCATTGGGCAATTACGATCCAGCATTAAAAGCCATTGCAGAGCAACTTAACGAAGCATTAATTCAAGTAGAAGACGCAAGCCAAGAACTTAAGCATTACTACGAAAGCTTAGAGCTAGACCCACAAGCCTACACATTAATAGAAGAGCGTTACTCAACCGCTGTGTTACTCGCTAAAAAGCATCAAATTTCGCCTGACGCGTTAGCCAGTTTTCATCAACAGCTATTGCAAGAGTTACAACTATTTAGCTCTGACGAAACACGCTTAACGCAAATTAATGACGATATCGAAACTGCAAAACAAAAATACCAGCACGCGGCACTAACCTTGTCTGACTCAAGAAAGAAAGCGGCGACTAAACTCAGTAAAATGATCACCAAAAGCATGGGTGAACTTAACATGCAGCATGGGAAGTTTTTTATTGATATTTGCCAAGATAAAAATGAACATTTATCAGTAAACGGCAGCGACACGGTGAGTTACTTAGCAAGTTTAAACCCTGGCCAAGCTCTGGAGGCCATGAATAAAGTTGCCTCAGGTGGTGAGTTGTCAAGAATTAGTCTAGCTATGCAAGTTATTTTAGCTGACAAAATTGTTACTCCTACGCTGATATTCGATGAAGTAGATGTCGGCATCAGCGGGCCTACTGCTGCAATGGTAGGTACGAAACTGAAACAGCTAGCGAAAAACACCCAAGTTATTTGTGTAACGCATTTACCCCAAGTCGCGAGTAAAGGTCATCAACAGTTATTTGTCGCTAAGTTAACTGATGGTGAGCATACAGAAACAACCGTGACGGAACTTTCTAGCAATGGCCGCGTCCAAGAAATTGCCCGTTTATTAGCAGGTGATAAAATTACCGAAAATAGCCTGGCAAACGCACAAGAATTACTGGCCGGATAA
- the dnaK gene encoding molecular chaperone DnaK encodes MGKIIGIDLGTTNSCVAVLDGGKARVIENAEGDRTTPSIIAYTEEGETLVGQPAKRQSVTNPKNTLFAIKRLIGRRFEDEEVQRDIKIMPFGIVKADNGDAWVTARDKNIAPPQVSAEVLAKMKKTAEDYLGEKVTEAVITVPAYFNDAQRQATKDAGRIAGLDVKRIINEPTAAALAYGMDKQEGDKVVAVYDLGGGTFDISIIEIDEVEGEHTFEVLATNGDTHLGGEDFDNRLINYLVAEFKKDQGMDLTQDPLAMQRLKEAAEKAKCELSSAQQTDVNLPYITADGSGPKHMNIKVTRAKLESLVEDMVKATLGPLKQALKDADLSISDINDVIMVGGQTRMPMVQKVVTEFFGKEPRKDVNPDEAVAAGAAIQAGVLSGDVTDVLLLDVTPLSLGIETMGGVMTKVIDKNTTIPTKQSQTFSTADDNQAAVTVHVMQGERKQASANKSLGQFNLEGIAPAQRGTPQIEVTFDLDADGILHVTAKDKNTGKEQKITIKASSGLSDEEVEQMVRDAEANADEDAKFEELVQARNQADGMVHATRKQIEEAGDDLPSEDKEKIEAALAELEVALKGESKEEIDAKSQAVIEASAKLMEIAQAKAQAQSGAPEGEAPEADASGGDDVVDAEFEEVKDDK; translated from the coding sequence ATGGGCAAAATTATTGGTATTGATCTAGGGACAACAAACTCTTGTGTTGCTGTTCTAGATGGTGGTAAAGCACGTGTAATTGAAAATGCAGAAGGCGATCGTACAACTCCTTCAATCATTGCTTACACAGAAGAAGGCGAGACCTTAGTTGGACAACCTGCTAAACGTCAGTCTGTAACTAACCCAAAAAATACATTATTCGCTATTAAGCGTTTAATCGGCCGTCGTTTTGAAGATGAAGAAGTTCAACGCGATATTAAAATTATGCCATTTGGTATTGTTAAAGCTGACAACGGTGATGCTTGGGTTACGGCGCGTGATAAAAATATCGCACCACCACAAGTTTCTGCTGAAGTTTTAGCAAAAATGAAAAAAACAGCCGAAGATTACTTGGGCGAAAAAGTGACTGAAGCTGTTATTACGGTTCCTGCTTACTTTAACGATGCACAACGTCAAGCAACTAAAGATGCGGGTCGTATTGCTGGTCTTGATGTTAAACGTATCATCAACGAGCCAACAGCTGCTGCACTTGCTTACGGCATGGACAAGCAAGAAGGCGATAAAGTTGTTGCTGTATACGATTTAGGTGGTGGTACATTTGATATCTCTATCATCGAAATTGATGAAGTTGAAGGCGAGCACACGTTTGAAGTACTTGCGACAAACGGCGATACTCACTTAGGTGGTGAAGATTTTGATAACCGTTTAATCAACTACTTAGTTGCTGAATTCAAGAAAGATCAAGGCATGGACTTAACGCAAGATCCATTAGCCATGCAACGTTTGAAAGAAGCGGCAGAAAAAGCGAAATGTGAGCTTTCTTCAGCACAACAAACAGACGTTAACTTGCCATACATTACTGCTGACGGTTCAGGCCCTAAGCACATGAACATCAAAGTAACGCGTGCTAAATTAGAATCTCTAGTTGAAGATATGGTTAAAGCTACTTTAGGTCCGCTTAAGCAAGCACTTAAAGATGCAGACCTTTCAATTAGCGACATTAACGACGTAATCATGGTTGGTGGTCAAACACGTATGCCTATGGTACAAAAAGTTGTTACTGAATTCTTTGGTAAAGAGCCACGTAAAGATGTTAACCCTGATGAAGCTGTAGCTGCAGGTGCTGCGATTCAAGCCGGTGTACTTTCTGGTGATGTAACTGACGTACTATTATTAGACGTTACTCCATTATCATTAGGTATTGAGACTATGGGCGGCGTGATGACGAAAGTTATCGATAAAAACACCACTATCCCAACTAAACAGTCTCAAACATTCTCAACAGCTGATGATAACCAAGCGGCTGTAACGGTACATGTTATGCAAGGTGAGCGTAAGCAAGCTTCTGCAAACAAATCTCTTGGCCAATTTAATCTTGAAGGTATTGCCCCAGCACAACGTGGTACGCCACAAATCGAAGTAACTTTCGATTTAGATGCTGATGGTATTTTGCACGTAACGGCTAAAGATAAGAACACTGGTAAAGAGCAAAAAATTACCATTAAAGCCTCTTCTGGTTTATCAGATGAAGAAGTAGAGCAAATGGTACGTGACGCTGAAGCAAATGCTGACGAAGATGCGAAATTTGAAGAACTAGTTCAAGCTCGTAACCAAGCTGATGGCATGGTTCACGCAACACGTAAGCAAATTGAAGAAGCAGGCGACGATTTACCAAGCGAAGACAAAGAGAAAATTGAAGCGGCATTAGCTGAGCTTGAAGTTGCGCTTAAAGGCGAAAGCAAAGAAGAAATCGATGCTAAGTCTCAAGCGGTTATCGAAGCTTCTGCTAAGTTAATGGAAATTGCTCAAGCCAAAGCGCAAGCACAAAGTGGCGCACCTGAAGGCGAAGCTCCAGAAGCTGATGCATCAGGCGGTGACGATGTAGTTGACGCTGAGTTTGAAGAAGTTAAGGACGACAAATAG
- a CDS encoding SRPBCC family protein, which yields MPNISRSALVMHSVDDMYNLINDVLAYPKFLPDCSDSKIIAQDDMGMTAALLVSKGGLKKWFTTQNVLISNQEIKMSLVDGPFKYLVGGWKLKALSDDACKIELTLDYEFSNKMFDLAFGRVFNNLANNMVQAFTQRAKEVYG from the coding sequence ATGCCGAACATAAGCCGTAGTGCATTAGTGATGCACAGTGTAGATGATATGTATAATTTAATTAATGATGTGCTTGCCTACCCAAAATTTCTACCTGATTGTAGCGATAGTAAAATAATTGCTCAAGATGATATGGGTATGACAGCCGCGTTATTAGTCTCTAAAGGCGGCCTGAAAAAATGGTTTACCACGCAAAACGTGTTAATTAGTAATCAAGAGATTAAAATGAGCTTGGTTGACGGGCCTTTTAAGTACCTTGTTGGCGGCTGGAAATTAAAAGCATTATCAGATGATGCCTGTAAGATTGAGTTAACTTTAGATTATGAATTTTCTAATAAAATGTTTGATTTAGCCTTTGGTAGGGTATTTAATAATTTAGCGAATAATATGGTGCAAGCCTTTACCCAGCGAGCAAAAGAAGTTTACGGTTAG
- a CDS encoding Lrp/AsnC family transcriptional regulator, whose protein sequence is MKKLDEIDLRILTLLYKDADITNKELASQIGIAPSTCLERVKRMKINGVINNAFIDINFKSIGGNIEAIAAIKLQPYSELIVNKLRDDLLKLPEIVSLYHMGGSYDYFIHMSVKDSEHLRQFVFNAITSREEVTTVETSLIFEHSRSGVLPIFDEE, encoded by the coding sequence ATGAAAAAACTTGATGAAATAGATTTACGTATTCTGACACTACTCTATAAGGACGCTGATATCACCAATAAAGAGTTAGCTTCACAAATTGGTATTGCTCCATCAACGTGTTTAGAGCGCGTAAAACGAATGAAAATCAATGGTGTAATAAATAATGCGTTCATTGATATTAACTTCAAAAGTATTGGCGGAAACATTGAAGCCATAGCAGCCATTAAGTTACAACCTTACTCAGAATTAATTGTGAATAAGCTCAGAGACGACTTACTTAAACTACCTGAAATAGTGAGCTTGTATCATATGGGGGGTAGTTATGACTATTTTATTCATATGTCGGTAAAAGATAGTGAACACTTACGTCAATTTGTATTCAACGCTATTACTTCTCGTGAAGAAGTCACCACCGTTGAAACGTCACTTATTTTTGAACATAGCCGTAGCGGTGTATTACCGATTTTTGATGAAGAATAA